One segment of Rosa chinensis cultivar Old Blush chromosome 6, RchiOBHm-V2, whole genome shotgun sequence DNA contains the following:
- the LOC112174374 gene encoding uncharacterized protein At5g08430 — protein MPRKSKAKKEEICEEVCFYCKDGGLLLVCDYKGCLKAYHPECAGKDDSFVETARRWNCKWHSCFMCHKAAKFQCFCCPQAVCGRCLCDSEFAVIKVDKGFCNHCLKLAVLIEENLDADSDGGRVDFKDINTFEYLFKEYWQVMKKKERLSAEHVYSAKKLLKKGKNYVCDFDSSIIYKKEEKFSESDEESDLQVSDYDGVESGEEYMPVAKKKRSKGKQCAVKRKVEAEKREFMGWGSKSLLEFLASMGKDTSKELSQYEVTSVVTDYCKENKLFDPEKKKKVLCDATLQSLLGRKTLNKNSIYNLLTSHFADNLEESTEGDESGSSSEDKDESFMGTCKRQIKLSPKVPDVQKSCFASIVPENIKLVYLKRSLVEELLKQPETFGEKVTGCFVRVKSDPNDYSQKNSHQLLQIKGIKEILRNGREDTEILMQFFSNFKDLPVSKLSDDDFCKEECEDLHQRVKDGLLKKPTIVELEQKARSLHENITKHWLARELTLLQKRIDLANEKGWRRELDAYMNKKLLLETPSEQSRLLNEVPEVIAAIEKCDPVLEYSRSQDKQGNDGSSESAPRESPQTPGTALANGTSWRANGRTDPAGSLLDQERDLEGAAAKRKRKQASANFEQSSSIDGSNGDHERDLEDAKDRSRRKKVPTIHDCKQSPCIPSGQAAELEEPKVARLERMNCESTSEVKVIELSDNDEDVIVSVKTPALEVPGSDLWYCMSPLGEMRGPYKLSLLKLWSVSSGNELRYKVWRVGQSKEEAIFLNDAIHGNFPTCRNASKL, from the exons ATGCCGAGGAAGAGTAAAGCAAAGAAGGAAGAGATTTGCGAGGAGGTTTGCTTCTATTGCAAAGATGGAGGACTCCTCTTGGTCTGCGACTACAA GGGTTGTCTTAAAGCTTATCATCCGGAATGTGCGGGAAAAGATGACTCTTTTGTGGAGACTGCACGGCGCTGGAACTGCA AATGGCATTCTTGCTTCATGTGCCATAAGGCTGCAAAGTTTCAATGCTTTTGCTGCCCACAAGCTGTATGCGGACGCTGCCTCTGTGACTCTGAGTTTGCGGTTATTAAAGTGGATAAAGGATTTTGCAATCATTGCTTGAAGCTTGCTGTACTCATAGAAGAAAACTTGGATGCTGATTCTGACGGG gGCAGAGTTGACTTCAAAGATATAAACACATTCGAGTACTTATTTAAGGAGTATTGGCaggtaatgaaaaagaaagaacgcTTGTCTGCAGAACATGTCTACTCTGCGAAAAAGTTATTAAAGAAGGGAAAGAATTACGTGTGTGACTTTGATTCGAGTATAATTtataagaaagaagaaaaattttcagaatCCGATGAAGAAAGTGACCTTCAGGTGTCTGATTATGATGGAGTGGAAAGTGGAGAAGAATACATGCCAGTTGCCAAAAAGAAGAGATCCAAGGGAAAACAGTGTGCAGtgaaaagaaaagtagaagcAGAGAAACGAGAATTTATGGGATGGGGATCAAAGTCTCTCCTAGAATTTCTTGCTTCTATGGGTAAAGATACATCCAAGGAGTTGTCACAGTATGAAGTCACCTCTGTGGTTACAGACTATTGTAAAGAAAACAAGCTTTTTgacccagaaaagaagaagaaagtactTTGCGATGCAACCTTGCAGTCTCTTTTAGGGAGGAAAACATTGAATAAAAATAGTATATATAACCTTCTGACTTCCCATTTTGCTGACAATCTGGAAGAGTCAACAGAGGGGGATGAGAGTGGAAGTAGTTCCGAAGACAAAGATGAGAGTTTTATGGGTACCTGTAAAAGGCAGATCAAGTTGAGCCCTAAAGTACCAGATGTGCAGAAAAGCTGTTTTGCTTCCATAGTTCCTGAAAACATCAAGCTTGTGTACCTGAAGAGGAGCTTAGTGGAGGAATTGTTAAAGCAACCTGAGACTTTTGGTGAGAAAGTAACAGGATGTTTTGTGAGAGTCAAATCTGACCCAAATGATTATTCACAGAAAAATTCTCACCAGCTCTTGCAAATTAAAG GTATAAAGGAAATTTTGAGGAACGGCAGAGAGGATACAGAAATACTTATGCAATTTTTCAGCAATTTTAAAGATTTACCTGTTTCCAAGCTGTCAGATGATGACTTCTGTAAG GAAGAATGTGAAGATTTGCATCAGAGAGTGAAAGATGGCCTCCTTAAAAAGCCAACTATT GTGGAGCTTGAACAGAAGGCTAGAAGTCTACATGAGAATATAACAAAGCAC TGGCTTGCAAGAGAACTGACACTGTTGCAGAAGCGCATTGACCTGGCAAATGAAAAAGGATGGAGGAGAGA GCTTGATGCGTACATGAATAAGAAGCTGCTACTTGAAACACCATCAGAACAATCACGGCTGTTAAATGAGGTTCCGGAAGTAATTGCAGCCATAGAAAAATGTGATCCTGTTCTTGAGTACTCCAGAAGCCAGGATAAACAAGGAAATGATGGCTCTTCCGAATCTGCCCCCAGAGAATCTCCTCAAACTCCCGGCACTGCTCTAGCCAATGGAACCTCATGGCGTGCAAATGGCAGAACAGATCCTGCAG GTTCACTGCTAGACCAGGAGAGAGACCTGGAGGGTGCAGCAGCTAAACGTAAGAGAAAGCAGGCTTCAGCAAACTTTGAACAGAGCTCTAGTATAGATG GTTCAAATGGTGACCATGAGAGAGACCTGGAAGATGCAAAGGATAGATCTAGGAGAAAGAAAGTTCCTACGATTCATGACTGCAAGCAGTCTCCTTGCATTCCATCTGGTCAGGCAGCAGAACTAGAGGAACCTAAAGTAGCTCGACTAGAAAGGATGAACTGTGAAAGCACATCTGAAGTTAAGGTAATTGAGTTGAGCGATAACGATGAAGATGTAATTGTTTCAGTTAAAACACCTGCACTTGAAGTCCCAGGTTCTGATTTATGGTATTGTATGAGTCCACTTGGTGAAATGAGGGGCCCCTATAAATTGTCATTGCTAAAGCTATGGAGCGTCTCGAGTGGCAATGAATTAAGATACAAGGTTTGGAGAGTGGGTCAGAGCAAAGAGGAGGCAATCTTTCTCAATGATGCCATTCACGGAAATTTTCCAACATGTAGAAATGCTTCCAAATTGTAG